In the genome of Xenopus laevis strain J_2021 chromosome 1S, Xenopus_laevis_v10.1, whole genome shotgun sequence, one region contains:
- the rnf185.S gene encoding ring finger protein 185 S homeolog produces MASAGPAPSASAENSGPGGASGSTNGETSSQDSTFECNICLDNAKDAVISLCGHLFCWPCLHQWLETRPNRQVCPVCKAGISREKVIPLYGRGSTGQEDPREKTPPRPQGQRPEPENRGFQGFGFGDGGFQMSFGIGAFPFGIFATAFNINDGRPPPAVPGTPQNADEQFFSRLFLFVALVIMFWLLIA; encoded by the exons ATGGCAAGTGCGGGTCCAGCTCCTTCTGCATCTGCAGAGAATTCAGGCCCTGGAGGAGCAAGTGGCAGTACCAATGGAGAGACCAGCAGTCAAGACAGCACATTTGAATGCAACATTTGCTTGGACAACGCAAAAGATGCAGTGATCAGCTTATGTGGCCACCTTTTTTG CTGGCCATGTTTGCATCAG TGGCTAGAAACTCGACCAAACCGGCAGGTGTGTCCGGTCTGCAAAGCTGGAATCAGCCGTGAGAAAGTCATACCCCTCTACGGAAGAGGAAGCACTGGGCAGGAGGATCCCAG AGAAAAAACCCCTCCGCGTCCTCAAGGGCAGAGACCAGAACCAGAAAACAGG GGTTTCCAGGGCTTTGGATTTGGTGATGGGGGGTTCCAGATGTCATTTGGTATTGGAGCATTCCCTTTTGGAATATTTGCCACAGCATTTAACATCAATGATGGTCGCCCCCCACCAG ctgtTCCTGGGACTCCACAAAATGCAGATGAGCAGTTTTTCTCTCGTCTCTTCCTCTTCGTTGCCTTGGTTATTATGTTCTGGCTACTAATTGCATGA